In a genomic window of Theropithecus gelada isolate Dixy chromosome 15, Tgel_1.0, whole genome shotgun sequence:
- the LOC112608555 gene encoding uncharacterized protein LOC112608555: MKGRGSGQASRIVGSLCSAASGSGRSRPEGNKSGSRGGARWSSKPRGPGGAGAGSESQSPPRGVPWPSRRPLAHPVPCESVSPCAWTACFGPSGLPQRWPKGRVPAAEQVTNHFGGHGIDAVALEIRDKGPERGESRLRWASGSRENPPSPLTAALESQKPNSAQLSVWRARPGLQAQIHVSTPEHTQTPPESETASGRLRSSGLWGGTGAGAASRGNRTVVTGNVPRTE; encoded by the coding sequence ATGAAGGGCAGAGGATCAGGCCAAGCATCACGAATCGTGGGTTCGCTGTGCTCCGCCGCATCTGGCTCTGGACGCTCGAGACCAGAGGGAAACAAAAGTGGTTCCCGAGGGGGCGCCCGCTGGTCGTCAAAACCTCGCGGGCCCGGAGGCGCGGGTGCTGGGTCAGAATCACAGAGCCCCCCTCGCGGGGTACCGTGGCCCAGCCGCCGTCCCCTTGCCCACCCCGTCCCCTGTGAGTCGGTCTCCCCTTGCGCCTGGACAGCGTGCTTCGGACCGTCCGGACTCCCGCAGCGTTGGCCCAAGGGGCGGGTCCCCGCAGCGGAGCAGGTGACGAACCACTTCGGAGGACACGGAATTGACGCTGTGGCCCTAGAGATACGGGACAAGGGGCCGGAACGCGGGGAGTCTAGGCTCAGATGGGCGTCGGGATCCCGGGAAAATCCCCCATCTCCCTTGACCGCAGCCCTAGAATCCCAGAAACCCAACTCCGCGCAGCTTTCGGTTTGGAGAGCCCGCCCTGGTTTGCAAGCACAGATACATGTGTCCACACCCGAACACACGCAGACACCGCCAGAGAGCGAGACAGCGAGCGGGCGCCTCCGTAGCAGTGGCCTGTGGGGCGGAACCGGCGCTGGCGCCGCCTCAAGGGGAAACCGAACTGTAGTGACCGGAAATGTTCCGAGGACAGAATAA